One part of the Symphalangus syndactylus isolate Jambi chromosome 1, NHGRI_mSymSyn1-v2.1_pri, whole genome shotgun sequence genome encodes these proteins:
- the TTC39C gene encoding tetratricopeptide repeat protein 39C isoform X4 yields MAGSEQQRPRRRDDGDSDAAAAAAAPLQDAELALAGINMLLNNGFRESDQLFKQYRKSSLTSEKTSALPGKTQRRL; encoded by the exons ATGGCCGGCTCGGAGCAGCAGCGGCCGCGGCGGCGGGACGACGGAGACTCGGACGcggcagcagcggcggcggcgccCCTGCAGGACGCGGAGCTGGCCCTGGCCGGCATCAACATGCTGCTCAACAACGGCTTCAGGGAGTCGGACCAGCTTTTCAAACAATACAG aaaaagttcttTGACTTCTGAGAAAACCTCAGCGCTTCCTGGAAAAACTCAAAGGCGCTTGTAA